The sequence GGTTAAGGAGCCATCATGAGCCATTCTTCGTCAGCAGATAATTTAACAACTCCTACCGCTATTGTGCCCGATTATCGTTTGGATATGGTGGGCGAGCCCTGCCCATACCCAGCAGTCGCGACACTCGAAGCGATGCCACAATTGAAGCCGGGCGAAATTCTGGAAGTGATCAGTGATTGCCCGCAATCCATTAATAATATTCCGTTAGATGCCCGAAATTAC comes from Yersinia canariae and encodes:
- the yedF gene encoding sulfurtransferase-like selenium metabolism protein YedF, translating into MSHSSSADNLTTPTAIVPDYRLDMVGEPCPYPAVATLEAMPQLKPGEILEVISDCPQSINNIPLDARNYGYTVLDIQQDGPTIRYLIQR